A stretch of the Streptomyces ortus genome encodes the following:
- a CDS encoding GntR family transcriptional regulator, protein MEKTGSREGYGSAAASSEPRPVEGRAGAGGGRSEGAAPRVPQQARSESRGGDSGRGGDTRQHGAGRAAAIPAAPVPPAGPVPLAAPPVAHAARGEHTHSETPIPQPRVVREGAREPRGAGGLPPAPAPGPAPASVPGLAFAVAAPRPVIQRVSVRGQVLDALRSALVAGDLAPGEVYSAPALGERFGVSATPVREAMQQLANEGAVEVVPNRGFRVIRRGARELAELAEIRALVEMPVMLRLTRTVAAPCWAELRALADATVAAAATGDLARYAESDRVFHAGVLALSGNRQLVQLADDLHRRAQWPLAGTPTRRPRADLLADAGQHTALLDALTRGDVPTAQSLIRDHFAGA, encoded by the coding sequence GTGGAGAAGACCGGTTCGCGCGAGGGGTACGGCTCTGCCGCAGCCTCCTCGGAGCCGCGTCCTGTGGAGGGCCGAGCCGGGGCCGGGGGTGGTCGTTCCGAGGGTGCCGCCCCGCGGGTCCCGCAGCAGGCGCGCTCCGAGAGCCGGGGCGGCGACAGCGGTCGCGGTGGCGATACACGGCAGCACGGGGCAGGCCGTGCCGCCGCGATCCCGGCGGCTCCCGTCCCGCCCGCCGGGCCCGTCCCGCTCGCCGCGCCACCCGTCGCGCACGCGGCTCGCGGCGAGCACACCCACAGTGAGACGCCGATCCCGCAGCCTCGGGTGGTGCGCGAGGGCGCCCGGGAGCCGCGTGGCGCGGGCGGGCTCCCACCCGCTCCCGCCCCCGGTCCCGCTCCGGCCTCCGTTCCCGGGCTCGCTTTCGCCGTCGCGGCTCCCCGGCCTGTGATCCAGCGGGTCTCCGTCCGCGGACAGGTCCTCGACGCGCTGCGCTCGGCTCTCGTCGCAGGTGACCTCGCCCCCGGTGAGGTCTACTCCGCCCCCGCGCTGGGCGAGCGCTTCGGCGTGTCGGCGACCCCCGTGCGGGAGGCCATGCAGCAGCTCGCGAACGAGGGCGCGGTCGAGGTCGTACCGAACCGCGGCTTCCGCGTCATCCGGCGAGGGGCCCGTGAACTGGCCGAGCTGGCCGAGATCCGGGCCCTGGTCGAGATGCCGGTGATGCTGCGGCTGACCCGTACGGTGGCGGCGCCCTGCTGGGCGGAGCTGCGCGCGCTCGCCGACGCGACCGTGGCCGCCGCGGCCACCGGGGATCTCGCGCGCTACGCCGAGTCGGACCGTGTCTTCCACGCCGGGGTCCTCGCCCTGTCGGGCAACCGCCAGCTGGTGCAGCTCGCGGACGATCTCCACCGACGTGCGCAGTGGCCGCTGGCCGGAACCCCCACCCGGCGCCCCCGCGCCGACCTCCTGGCCGACGCCGGCCAGCACACCGCCCTCCTCGACGCGCTGACCAGGGGAGACGTCCCGACCGCCCAGTCCTTGATACGGGACCACTTCGCGGGCGCGTAA